caaaatgtttgctgggttGTTTTAGCAGATATAGAAGCCTCGAAAACCAATGAGTTTCTATATCCAATCCGTCTATATAACAATAACTAGTAGAATCATTACAAAGAGGTTTTCCTTGTACAAATCTATCGCTGAAGTCTAATATCAGCTAAAACAaacattacatttataaagtaaatttaaattatggaaaataaaaaattgttttagaatTGGAAAGTAGTCACTTTTTATAATAAGTCAGTGATTTAATAAACCTACACCAATTTGCACGTGaccaattattatattcgtatTGTTAATTTTACTTCTTGTTCCATTTAATAGATGATGGAAAATAGCTTGATGTCACTCGCGGGCactcgcgcacgcacacaaggaAACACAAGCGTTTAAATAACTCGAAATGGactgtattttaataataaagttacaaTTAAACACTGAACAAATAACGAATTAATCCGAACAATAATCTAGTAATCGAGACTTATGCGGAGCACacagaataataattcgaGCCGGCAATCGTGTATTTCGTGAATCCTATGCGAGACTGAGACGATTTCTCAAAAGACGGTTCTTTTATATCGTGCTCGGTTACCGAGGaccaaaattaaatcaatataaaaaatatttatgatatcttAGAAACCAAAACCGTCAAAGTTCATAAACAGGCTggcagatattttttattgatctGCGAGTTGACACTGACGTTGTCAGCTGACACGAATTTTGCCTCTCTCGCTGCCGCGCCGAATTCACTTTAGACTCGCGCTCGTGATATTCCGCCCACCTTGTGCGCGTCACGAAATAATCGAGTTGGCACTGGACGTTTCCCGCGCTAGAAAACTGACTAGCTTAGTGGTAAGGTGAAGTGGTGAACAGGTGCTGTGAGATTCGGAAGAGCTGGAAACGCGGAAGAAAGACTGGGAAGAAAAGGAACTCCAGATTAAGCTTCGTTTCTTGAGATAATGCTGTCTGGGAGAAGAACCAGCTTGCTGACTGGTCGCCGGAGAGTCGAAAACGATGTCCGAACAGTCACGACTCGAACGTGTCCGTCCTTTCCGGAGTGTAACTCCGTTTTCCTTGCTAAAGGCCACTTATTCGGAGGCGTTGTCTCGTTACGCAGAAGAACCAGTCGGCCGACATGTATTTCCTCGCCAGGCTGCTGCCACTTTGGACGATGGGCAAGAGAGTGAAGATACTCCTTCGACCAGCGGCTCCAAAAATGATCCCTCATCGCTTGTAGCTGCTTCCAGCGACTTAGCCGGTCCATGCGGTCTTCAACGAGCGAGGGCTCAGGAACAGCGTTGAGCGGAGCACCGATTAAAAAGTGACCAGGGGTGAGAACTGATAAATCTTCGGGGTCGTCAGAGATCGCTTGAAGAGGACGTGAATTTAGACATGACTCAATTTGAGCTAGCAGCGTGGCCATTTCTTCATATGTGAGTTTCGCGTCCCCGATTACACGGCGAAGGTGATGCTTCAAAGATTTCACGGCGGCCTCCCAGATCCCACCGAAATTCGGGCCTGCAGGTGGATTGAATCGCCAGTGAATCTGTTCGTCCGCTAGCCGAGCAGCGATGAGTTTGCCTTCAGAATTACTGGCTGCGAAGAGCGAGCGAAGTTGAGCGTCAGCGCCTATAAAATTCGTTCCGCAGTCGCTGAATAATGTACGGCACAGACCCTGGCAAGAGACGAACCGGCGCAGGGCTGCTAGGAAGGCGTCGGCTGTATAATCGGAGACCACGTCGAGGTGTACCGCTCTAGTAGACAGGCAAACGAAAACGACGATAAATGCTTTCGTTGCACGGTGACCTCGGCCCTTCGAGGTTCGTATCCAGATAGGGCCTGCGTAGTCTAAACCGGTGTTAAGAAAAGGCCTTGCTGGTGTCACTCGTGGAGCGGGAAGATCGCCTATGAGTGGCTGAGAGACAGCCGCCCGCCATCGGACACATGAGACACATCGATGGATCCACTTCTTGACGAGCGCCCGGCCGCGAGGCACCCAATACTCCTGCCGGATGGCGCTAAGAGTCAATTGAACTCCTCCATGAAGAACTCGGCGGTGAGCTGCTTCGATGATTAAACGAGTGACGTGAGAATCTCTCGGCAAGATGATAGGGTGTTTTTGATCGATGGAGAGGAGTGAATACTTGAGACGTCCGCCGACTCGAAGCAACCCTTGCTCATCCAGAAACGGGTTCAGCTTGATAATCGCGCTGCGTGAGGAGAGAGGAGCTTGCTTGCGAACAGCACTGATCTCTTCCTTGAAGCTGATGCTCTGAATTATCCGGATCAAACATTGACGTGTAGCAGTAAGCTCTGTGACTTGAAGTATAAGCGGAGTTTCTGGATTAAACAGCTGAGAGACTCGACTTTGCTGATGAGATGAGAGACGTAGCCAGCGACGGCACCACGAAGAAACTCGAAGCAGACGGTTCAGCGAAGAAAATCTCTGGAAGAAGACACAGCTCTCGCTCTCCTGAGCAGTCGTTGTGGTAAGAGAGACGGGCTGATTACGTTTCTCCGGAAGTTCACGCACATGAGTGTCTCCTGGAGAAGCAGGCCAGGAACTGAGTGCGGTTTGCAGCCAAGGAGGATCCTGCCACCAGAGCGGATGGTTTCTTAAGTCCTTTGGTGAAATTCCCCGCGAAGCGCAGTCAGCCGGATTTTCGTTTCCGGGTACATGATGCCAGATCGCTCCTGACAGAGAGGTTTGAATTGCGCTAACTCTATTAGCGACAAAAGTCTTCCAAGAGGAGGGGTAACCACGAATCCATCCTAAGGCGACGATAGAATCTGACCACAGATGACAGGACACCTTTTCTAATTGAAGAACTTGACGAACGTGTACTGTAAGTTGAACGAGGAGCGACGAAGCACATAACTCCAGGCGAGGCAGTGTGATTTGTTTAAGAGGAGCTACCCGAATCTTGGCAGCGATCAGCCTCACTTGTATTGAACCTTCTGGAGCCTCCGTCCTCAGGTATATCACGGCTCTGTAAGCTCTCTCTGAAGCGTCAGCGAAACCGTGGATTTGAAGCTGACATCCGTCGGTAGTACAATCATCGTCGGTAGTTCCGCCCGCCATCCACCGAGGGACCCGAATTTCCTCGAGCGAGCGAACTTCGGAGAAAAAATCTCGCCAGCGTCTGGCGTCCTTATCCGGTAGCGACGCGTCCCAATCGAACCCCAGCAACCACGTTGCCTGAAAGTAGATCTTGGCACGTACAGTAGCAGGCGACAGCCATCCTAAAGGATCGAAGATCTTGGCAGAGCGTGACAGCACAGTCAGCACAGATCGCTTCGTTATGGTTCCGACAGGAGGCAGTTCGATTTTGAAGGAGAAACTATCGTCGAAGGGATGCCATCGAAGCCCCAGTGTTGA
The Ooceraea biroi isolate clonal line C1 chromosome 12, Obir_v5.4, whole genome shotgun sequence DNA segment above includes these coding regions:
- the LOC113563037 gene encoding uncharacterized protein LOC113563037, yielding MTENYDRVWKALSDYYENKRLLIRSYFSNFTTFQKLKNESVIELRKLLHCLKSTTSSLESIGRALTNSENLFVFLAAQLESIDPPTYQELEKFLDRRLHTLKSLLPVKTEDSSSGSGSSKSTRSLHARKQDNKFESKRGRCALCYKDHFVMLCDDYKGKSAQDQKRLVETSGLCFNCLSRHKLSECASKKVCTVCGDRHHSSLHDAYLKAEADKTSLVVSEEVGKTALVAREEPVKPIAVLLATARIRVADRSGNWHQARALVDPGSETSLISEDLAQRLKLSRSASSVAIFGVGGSKAAVARGRIDLSISPRFPGPVVTISALILPRLTIYAGGSKVDVRDGTHLSGLELADPEFRQSDPIDVLLGADVYADILVDGLRRGDVQQPVAQNTSLGWLLSGAFRPSSSAHCSSFSSLSCSLQCSAEEELSGIVRRFWEQEEVPSVVTSLSKEELECEEYFVRTHSRQPDGRYVVRLPISSPQLPDLSRTRRAAERLLRHMERRFIKDTRFHSHYVDFLLQYEDLGHMTRVPVADPAMKRVCYLPHHGVLRESSISTKLRVVFNGLSTLPSGDSLNRSLHAGPSLLPVLSVILLLWRRYRYVLATDLDRICKAGGFPLKKWSVNHAAILEEIPEEDRLHQERWWQSEESHSTLGLRWHPFDDSFSFKIELPPVGTITKRSVLTVLSRSAKIFDPLGWLSPATVRAKIYFQATWLLGFDWDASLPDKDARRWRDFFSEVRSLEEIRVPRWMAGGTTDDDCTTDGCQLQIHGFADASERAYRAVIYLRTEAPEGSIQVRLIAAKIRVAPLKQITLPRLELCASSLLVQLTVHVRQVLQLEKVSCHLWSDSIVALGWIRGYPSSWKTFVANRVSAIQTSLSGAIWHHVPGNENPADCASRGISPKDLRNHPLWWQDPPWLQTALSSWPASPGDTHVRELPEKRNQPVSLTTTTAQESESCVFFQRFSSLNRLLRVSSWCRRWLRLSSHQQSRVSQLFNPETPLILQVTELTATRQCLIRIIQSISFKEEISAVRKQAPLSSRSAIIKLNPFLDEQGLLRVGGRLKYSLLSIDQKHPIILPRDSHVTRLIIEAAHRRVLHGGVQLTLSAIRQEYWVPRGRALVKKWIHRCVSCVRWRAAVSQPLIGDLPAPRVTPARPFLNTGLDYAGPIWIRTSKGRGHRATKAFIVVFVCLSTRAVHLDVVSDYTADAFLAALRRFVSCQGLCRTLFSDCGTNFIGADAQLRSLFAASNSEGKLIAARLADEQIHWRFNPPAGPNFGGIWEAAVKSLKHHLRRVIGDAKLTYEEMATLLAQIESCLNSRPLQAISDDPEDLSVLTPGHFLIGAPLNAVPEPSLVEDRMDRLSRWKQLQAMRDHFWSRWSKEYLHSLAHRPKWQQPGEEIHVGRLVLLRNETTPPNKWPLARKTELHSGKDGHVRVVTVRTSFSTLRRPVSKLVLLPDSIISRNEA